In a single window of the Deltaproteobacteria bacterium genome:
- a CDS encoding acyl-CoA dehydrogenase produces the protein PHEQYIRDQKIDSLYEGTTAIQGLDLIFRKIMRDQGSTLQSIIRRVQTTLAHEEGGDELLPERAALARSLQYFGGILEIMMGKAGESLYYVGLHSTRILFSLSELLIGWLLIRQAAVALDQLENASGNDIFFYQGKVASARYFCAEELPRIGLAHKIIKDSSLSLMELPEEAF, from the coding sequence CCCCATGAGCAATACATTCGGGACCAGAAAATCGATAGCCTCTACGAAGGCACCACCGCTATTCAAGGTCTTGATTTGATTTTCCGAAAAATTATGCGAGACCAGGGCTCAACCCTCCAAAGCATTATCCGCAGGGTACAAACGACCCTTGCTCACGAAGAAGGCGGAGATGAGCTTTTACCAGAAAGAGCAGCGCTCGCGCGTAGTCTTCAATACTTTGGCGGTATCCTGGAAATCATGATGGGTAAGGCGGGCGAGTCGCTTTATTACGTAGGATTGCACAGCACGAGAATTCTCTTTTCTCTTAGTGAGTTACTCATCGGCTGGCTTCTGATTCGCCAGGCAGCCGTCGCACTCGACCAATTAGAAAATGCTTCTGGCAACGACATCTTTTTCTACCAGGGTAAAGTCGCAAGCGCTCGTTACTTTTGTGCGGAGGAATTGCCACGCATTGGACTGGCACACAAAATCATTAAGGACAGCAGCCTTTCCTTGATGGAGCTTCCTGAAGAAGCCTTTTAA